The Pecten maximus chromosome 6, xPecMax1.1, whole genome shotgun sequence DNA window gagggcagcaggtacaattcgaAACGCTCTATCTGCAGGAGAGATCAAGAAAGTTTAGTCTTACATTACAACGCATGATTCCCTTCCAAAAAAATGAACTTTTATTGTTATcctgtaaatattgataaaaaggGTACGAAAAGCATGACTTTCGGAATGATTTGTTCATGAAGCGTATCGAATTTTTGGACGCGACAAAAATTGATTTGCCTTTGATAATAAAACATCTTCTAAATAagacatttttttatgaatattaataataaGTATCATTGGTTAAAAATGGTCATTTTTTACAGTGTTGTCCCGGATATGTGGATACAGACATGACATCGCACAAAGGACATAAAACTATCGATCAAGGTAATATCACCCGTAACATAGTCGTATATAAAGTAAAATAGAGACCGCTCAACAATGTATATCTAGTTAAAGCGGTCAACATGGCCTTGCACAAATCTTCCATATCAAATGAGATTTAAACaagttttgtttcatttaaCCGAACGaaacatattgttttgatacaaatatttgatttcaCACATAACAATGATTTAAACTCAAAATTGGCAATATTGCACTCGTTACCTCATTTTTTAATAGTGACTTTATACAGCAAATCATATATCCAGTAGGTGTTATTACATGTGGTGCTATtgaataaatacaataaatgaataaatgctTTCAACATCTTTCTTAACACCAAGGTGCTGACACGCCACTGTATCTCGCCATGCTCCCTCCAAACACGACCAGTCCTAAGGGAAATTACTTATCTGATAGGAAAATTGGAAAATGGGAGGTAACCCAAgcataaacaaaacaacaatcaACGGATCGCACTGAATGGAAACGTCCATTCCGACATCAAGCATTACTAATTTACACGGAATGTAACAAGGAAGTTACATTAATCTGTGTGGACTAGTCTTTATCATATAGACACATCATAATAAAATTGCTGTTATTTATATTacttgaaataaataaatattgaaaccACTTTtttcttgttattgttattttctgATACTATAAATGTAGTTTTCCGTGAAATTCTTTCGGCATTCTGGTGTAGCTCGGGAGCACAACATATAAACGTACATTATTTTATTGAGCAAAATGTAAATATCGTAACTTTAACATCAAAGtgataacaaacaaaaaaaacaaaaaaaaacatataaacaaaagaaagaTACATATCTGCAGATAACGTCCAGatattttttatgttgattGTGAAACGCATTTCATCAAGCGTGTATTTTACGTTTATCATTGTATCAACAGTAAATGCACGACGATCGCTCCTGCTACATATTTTAAAGTTCAATTTACGTATGAAATATCAAACTCAtcacaatatattttgtatcaacgTATTACAATTCAATTGACAGCTTATATCATACACTAATATCATCCGAAAATTTAACGTCGCCGTAAGAACCTTCACCAGACTATATCAACATTTCCGGTGTGTGttcgttatatatgtataaccataCTAACGAAAACGTCTGATACAAATGTGTAAACATCACATTTGACACGTAGGAATACATAAGTCAGACCGGTGCACACATGCGCAATTAGTTTGAATGCGCAACGACTGTTTTGACTTTCTTCccaataaaatatgaaaagataTTGTAGAATTAACTAAAATATAACGaggaaaaaattaaatgtttgaaatatcttacagGAATCGAaagaataatgttttgtttttttgtcatttacatatgtataagctgcattattttcttttacagatatttcaacatcaCGCACGTTTGAAGCACTAATGTGCGtcatagaaatatttgtaaaaaatgCAGTGTAGAGACCGGTAAACGATAAAAAGCAagaattatttcttaaataacgtTGTTTGAAAAATTGATGGAAAAGTCATATACTCACAACACAATAAGAAGTAATTCTTGCCCTCtaactcaaaattgataaacaagGGCAAACTATCAACAACATGTAGATTTGAATTTGGACCAATTAGACGTGAGGAACATAGTAGTTATCCTCTGCTTCATCCGCCATacaaaatctaggtcaaatccgggttaaatcacattccaaaaaaaaaaaaaaaacttcttcaTTAATCTACATCTCTCGAAATATTGCGTTGTTCTCATCCAGCGTTTCGAAAGGGTGTCTTCTCCACTTTGCATATCAACGTCAACTACAATTTTTTTCAGGATTCTATCTGAAAAAACAAGGTGCTTATTATTAGATTTTGGAAAAAAAGGTAGTGTGAAAGTCAAGGAAGCCAATATAATCGAGAGACAACGTAACCTCCAACGTTGTTTATTGGAGAGCAAACATTCTAAACACTTAATTGACAATATGAAATAGCAGAGACCTTTAAAGCCATACAATGGCTGCTCATTTATATGGGAATTAatgcaatatttatatattttgtgaaaacttTATGGAAGGAATAAGAAATCAATCTTTGTCATATCATCTGACTAAATTACGATACGtgtcttaaataaaaaaaaaccgtttAACAATGACCATGTTACATCTGAGTTTTAGCAAATAGCACTTACGGTAATGGTGCCATTATAAATACACACTACAATATCGTTCTGCATATGAATATCAATTCAATGACAAAGTTCGTGTGGTGGGCCCTTCACTGCCAGGTAAACTGTCatgtaaaataatttgaatgCAAATGCAACAACATGGGCAAAATCCAGGATAGCCTAACAGTGTCTATGAATTACGTAACAGAGAGGGGCTGTCATACatagaaattttaaaagtttttgacCTGAGACATTAGTGTTCTGCGCACATACACACACGGACGGATCAACACAATAGATATATTGCAATGGCCTTTACTAATGTTGAGAGACTATGGAACGAACCAATTCCATATCTCACCAAAAATGTCTTTCTTTGACAAGTTTATGTCTCGAGTCTTCCCTGAAATCACTTTTGCACCACCCCTGCTCCTCGTCCATTTGCTACACCATGTATCGGGGTTTGAGACAGAATTACAATTTGAGTTCTGTAAAGTCCATCCTGCATTACTTCAGCTTGTGGAAGGTATTGTTTTGATCATCACAGCTGTACAAACAgcgaaggtcaaggtcacctcAACATCTGGTCGTAGCCAAAAATCTTTGGTTATGTTATTACATATGACTTCATTCCCTCAACTGTTCATTCGAACTTCAGGTATtgtgaaatgtatatcaatccATGTTTGAGGTTTTCGCTACCAGAACAACGTTGTCATCGTATAAGTTTAATGGTATATAAGAACACACAGGTATTCAACAGTTACCCAGAAATTTACAGTGGACGgaggaacccccacctggggaataCTTGTCCCTTTTCACCTTTATTCCTACGTCATTCTGATttcagtagatgtgtatatttttgttttgtcaagTCTTAAGGCATTACTCTTTATTCTGGTATATAGAAGGTACCTATTTCATATGTTAATTGTTCAAGAAAATAACTACAACCCTCAAAAACACGTCTCCGTTAGGGGCTTGATTCAAGCGAAACAGCAGCTCATTGTCTGTTTTAGTTATGCGAGTCCTTTAAGAACAAGTCAATATTTTGTTAACCGTAACCTCATTGAAATTAATCTTTTGTGTTCTACATACAATTCTCACAAGTAACAACAACCTGTATTCAGCAGATTATTTCCTTTGATACAGTGACCTTCAGATGGGTCAGAGGTGACATGATTGAGGTCTTCAAAATTACGAACAATTACTGTGATGGCAAGGCAGCGGATTTTCTGAATTCCGACCAGTACGAAAATACAACGTACGGCCAATATACAAGCCATATGCGATAACTACAGATGAACTCAAACACCCCGTCACACGAAATCCGGACAGATACGTGAGTTAATTGTACTGGCCTCTACCAAGTTTAAGATATTATGGAAAGAACAATTAGAAACCTCGCCAAATAGTCTTACTTAGACTAGTGTTTGTTTCTCCATTTCTCATGTCCAATCAAATAATTTGGTAAGCATAATATTCACAGCTGATAAATAGTTCCATAAAATAGcagaaaaaaacagaaatacaaCTTTCTTTACATAGTAAAATAAATCATCAGCtacaattttattaaattaGCCCGATTAAAACGAACGGAGATATTATAGGTAAGGCTACTAAGGCAGACAACagctgtacaggtaaatgttactgGTAGCCATGGACACTGTCCATTTCTTGTATTGGGTTTTAATTGGTCACACATGATTGGTTTTAGTGAACTAGTCTACATACACTCCTAGTCTAAACCTATTGCACGAGGATGTTTAGTCAACACTCAACTGTATATTGATGACAACGTTTTGAATCGATGAGTAATAGATCAATCAGACTGGTGGggaattaattaaaaacaataatcaGAAATTTATAAGTAAGATATGCATAAAATTATTTCAGAGGTTATGCAAATCTCATGAATTGCAGTTTAAGGAAAATTACATAATGATGAGAATGAGTCATTAACCTGTTTGCGAATGGGAGGATATCCcaaggaaaaaaatattatagaaataatCGCAATATTTCTAGAATAAATCAGAAAGATTTTATAAGAAAGTGAAAGTGCATTTCTAATTTGTGATATTTGACAGAACACTATCATAAAACGGTGCCActtattattgattttttttgtccCATGATAGTAAACACAAAATATGAAGCAATCATTCAGATACCTTACTATTTTAAGATGTTTGCCATTGTGAGCGACAACTTAAGAAAAACGCTCTCCTTGATTATTTGAGTATGTGGTCACCTAAACGTCAATTGTGGCTTTCTGTGGGTAGTTTTGAAATACCTTCGTTGTGCTTCCGTCCGTGCCAATAACAGTATTGAATATAAGTTGATAAAGTTTGTTTCCCAACTATTGTTATACAAACGGTATGTAAACATTGCGACAAGCGCAGACATGTATGAAATCCATAGCTTTACAATTACTTTACATTGCATTAGGGTCGATATACCAAACATGAGTGATactttaatattgtaatatcCCAAATATTCTTGTTGgataatcaaattatataattgttactatGAACACCATGTACAAAGGATTTTGTCTGGTACGGAAAGTCTGAGaatttgatataacttgttgTTTCCTTTAAGATTTATAGTGTATTTTCAGTGTATTCTTGTATCATGTCTGTaattaaatagaaaaaatagataaaatgaCCATTATATTAACACATGGTTCtttgtcaaaatatattaaGTCTTTCATTTTTGTACAAGCCCTTCTTAAAAGTTGACATTTCGTTAAGAGCGTTATTATAGCAAAtcaatatctaatatatatttgaGTGACGCCATTTGTATTTATCAAACATAGAACTTGTTTTGACACGTATCAAGTATTCTGTTGGTTGCATCTTGATGTCAAATAAATCTGACTGACTGACGGGTTTCCGTCGCCACTAACTGCTTCGTCAAAATCGTGACACTGTCTAGTCGATACCCGCGGTCACCTTTATTGACCCGTTATACCAATACTGAGGTTACAAACTGTAACGACACTACTCAGGAAAGCCACTACTCTGGACACTCGGCATTATACACTTGGCTGTGAACATGAGTGGAAGTAAGCGTGTTGCTGTGGTAAGTGTAAATCTTTTAATCCGTCTGTGATACAAATGTCATAAGATACCattctgaaattttcaaaaaCGTAACTGACAATAGCTGTAAAATGTATTGCTTTAATTAATTACCCTCACCAAATGAACACATTATAATTGGCCGTCCCATATATTCAATGTCGCTTTAACTCGTACGGTTACTACAGATATATCTCTGTGAACACgtaattaaaatgaatttcCTCTATTTCACTTTTACTTGCTTCTTTACTTAGAATATCAagaataattaaaatacagCGGACTTTTCTGCATTACAGTTTTTGTTTCATGACTTAAAATATACATCTTTGTACTACGATAACTGTTTCCAAAAAAATGGGACATgcaatggtatacagtatagtgaATATATGGAATAAAGGAGAAGATTTACTTTGAACAAAATGGATTGACTGTAATAATAATTACTTTCGCCTTCAGGTGACCGGATCCAACAAGGGTATAGGCTACGCTATAGTGCGTGGTCTGTGTAAACAGTTTCAAGGAGATGTTTACCTGACAGGTAAGGCATGTGTCACGTGATGAGATCAAGGCATGTTAAATCAATAACAGCATGTTTTGATGACATAACGGGGCATACTTTTCTACGTCTCCTATGACAACAAGATATAATAAGTAAGGAGCGCATTTTCTGAAATTTCTAATTTATTgatgaagaaagaaaaaatcaaatactaatatatatacGTAAAAATTACACAATCATGTGACATGCGGTTTTCTAATATCCATAGATAAATCATTATCCCAATATATGCTGACTAATATCCTTACTTGTCTAGCACAGTTAAGCTAGACATCTAGCTACCGCTGATATGATAACTGAAACATTGCGTTATATAGTGGGTCATGGTAAATATCTAGCTGTTGTGTATTTATAGAAGTTTTTAAATTGATGTTAGTCTATCTTAAACAGCAAGAAATCAAGAACTTGGTCTTAAAGCTGTAGAAGACCTGAAGAAAGAAGGTTGTCTAGTCAAATTTCACCAACTCGATATCACGAAGCCGGACACTATAAATAAACTTAAGAACTTCCTTCAGGACAATTATGGCGGGCTGGACATCCTGGTCAACAACGCTGGTATTGCATACAAGGTAAACTATCCAGTTATTACCGACCAGGCAATCATACATTATAGCGTCAAATTGAATAATATGTTCAtatcgggtttttttttatttattcataatttatttGTCTATTGCTCAGTTTGAATACAAGGCATTATGTTTGCACTTTAACTTGGCGTTCTCTTTTTAATCAAAGGCTTTTCAGTCTTTATTTACAAAACACATCTTAAACGCCAAGTATAAGATAATGTATCACAATTAATATACCTATGAAATATGTTAAGAAAAGCGATTTATTTATGTTAAAAACAGGTAggtaattattatcaattatcaatattaCGTTAATAATCTGTTGGCTGAAAACAGTAATTTGTACATCCTTAGTTACTATTATGACAGGggtgttgttttatttcatttattcacCTTGAGAGTCGTTTCTCAAAAATCTTGACACATAGTTTTCCCATTGATACCGTAGATCTTATGACCTTGAAATAGACATTATTCTTTTCTTACAAAATGTCGTAGGAATAATTTATTCTCTGAGTTTATAGTATGCACAGCTAAAGctctattgatatatatatatatatttctttgtattATTGTAATAATATTCATTCTGTTCGCTTAATTATCTTAAATTATTTATACCTAATTTCAGCAATCATCCACTGCACCATTTTCCGAGCAGGCGGAAGTGTCTGTccaaacaaacttcaatgggaCGCTTGATGTGTGTGAGGCACTGTTCCCTCTTCTTCGTCCAAACGCAAGGTAGATCTGGAAAGAATGACACCTTTTTCCCCATTTGCTACAGatttaatattttctatttgttgttattgtttcaTGTTCCCGCAGTCTATAAAAACCATACATCTAGCGATTTCCTCTTCTACTTCGTAATAAATAACAGCATGATATCGAAGATAATGGTTTTTCATGAAACCTTTTCCACTCTCTAGTTAATCTGTTTTGTCAATTACAGACTACACTCTTGTCTTGTTTACACTTTCATTCATTGTGGTTTTATGTAACGCATTGTTTCAGAGTGGTCAACGTATCCAGTATGGTGTCTCAGTTTGCACTAAAGAAATGCAAAGTGGATCTACAGAAGACTCTGGTAGACATTCCCCGTATCACTATGGACGACTTAAAGACATTGATGAAGCAATTTGTAGAGTATGTATATCTTGTTAGGTGAATTTTGGTGTATATATTATGTGGATTATGGTAAGCCTGTATACAAATTTGTggtaacactagttataaatattttacatattactACATCTCCGACTAAATGAAAACATAAATTCAACCCCTTCCTCTTACACATTCCCACACTTATACTCTCTAACATCTCATACCTCCGTACATTCAACCTCTTCCCATAATTTCCCGCACCTATATCCCTTACCCTCTCACACGTCCCTACATTAAACCTCTCCCTCTCACACTTTCTCTCAACTATATCCCTTACCTTCTCAAAAGTCCCTTCATTCCACCTCTTCTTCCCATACTTTCCCTCACATTTATCCTGCCCTATCACAGTTTCCCACCTATACCCTCTTACACTTTCCCCCCACCTTCTAGTATCCCCCACCCTTAAACTCCCAATCCTTTACCATGCCCTATCACATGATATTATGGCTATGTTATCATTTAGATTCCATCGCTTATCATGATATGtatttcttttcatattttgtatcatactatatactgtatcttgAGCCGATTATATTTGGAAACAAGGAACTAGTATGATCTGTGACCAATTCTTCACAGGATTTCAAGCCCTAGATAATTGATCACAGCGCTACTTTGTAACTGTTATCCACGGTTACTCATAAAATGGTAACCACGATTAAGAAATTTATCAGTTTAATACAACTATATCATAATAATAGCAGCGGCCATGTAATAATAGCTTATATAATACAACATTGCATGCAAAATATTGAGGCAGATAATGATCCAATCACTTCGACAGGCAGTTGATAATTTATCAcgtgaaattgaaaatatatgatCAGAAGCTCAAAAATTTTGGGAGGTGTTAATAgcgtaaaaaaatatataacggCCTGGTTTTTTAATGGGTCATGAGTATTCTCTTTTTTGGAGATTTGTCTACAGAAATGATATATCAAGTTAGGTAACTGATTAAATATTTTGCATGAATTTAAGTTCGAGGTATACATAGTGATTTGGAGTGTTTGTTATTACAATAATAGGCAGTATATTACTTTATTATTAATGCACTCGGACTGTTTTCTCTATTTAACGGACGTTTACCTGTGAATGTTTCATTATCTAAATTGAACTACAAATTTTAACCTTACGTCTTAATTACTGTCTTTAGCTCTCAATTTCTGTGAAAGAAGCTAAAAGTGTCTTCTATAATCCCTTAAACATTGTATAATTTGCCTGGTATTTGTCATCGTTTAGCTCAACAAAGAAAGGAACACATGGGGATGTAGGCTGGCCAGAAAGTGGATATGGTGCTTCGAAGATCGGAGTGACGGTCATGTCTATGATACAACAACGAGAATTGTTGAAAGACACTAGACAGGATATTGTGGTGAATGCGGTAAGAAACCTTCTGTATTATGTACACCGAATGTGACATCAGTATTAGTGATGCAACCTTTCGTTAGTCATTCGATATTAACTGTTTGGTTAGAATAAACACGTATCCATGACTTTGACAGGgtttaatttggtttggtttggtacgttctattaacagctaagatcatttaaggacggcatgCCATGTTTGCGAGATGCATGCGTTTGGTGAATGTATTTCTGTTTGCATACCTGTGAAAGAgatgatgccgactttatagtgctaactcactgaagcatactacagaagacaccaagcaggacacaTTATCATGCTCGCGTTATATTGACAACGGGCGAATCAAGCGTTTCACTCCCAATAAATACTGAGCACTAAGCAGGAAAAAAAACTACAATTTTTAAAGACTCAAAGTCTCGCTTGCAGAtgcgaatgctcaactaaaggcgAAAAGTGACACAGTGTCAATAAAGACATCAGATAgtttagaaagaaaaaataatattccaaatttagtcgcctcttacgattaTGCAAGagggcagcaggtaccattcGAAACGCTCTACCTGCAGGAGAGATCAAGAAAATTTAGTCTTACATTACCACGCATGATTCCCTTCCAAAAATGAACTTGTATTGGTATCctgtaaattttgtttaaaagggTACTAAAGGCATGGCTTTCGGAATGATTTGTTCATAAAGCGTATTAAACATTTGGACGTGACAGAATTACTTTACCTTTAATAATACATCTTCTAAATAACACATTTTCTCATGAATATCAATAATAAGTATCAATAGtcaaaaagatgtttttttacaTTCTAGTGTTGTCCCGGATATGTGGATACTGACATGTCATCGCACAAAGGAACTAAAACTATCGATGAAGGTAGTATCACTCTTAACAtattcgtacatgtatataaagtaaaataGAGATCGCTAAACAATGTATATCTAATTGAAGcggtcaacatttccttgcacgAATCTTCATTTCAAATGAGATTTAAACaagttttgtttcatttaaCCGAACGAAACCTACTGTTATGATACGAAAATTTGACTTCTCATATAACAAAAATTTTAACTCAAATTGCACGCGTTACCTCATTTTTCAATAGTGACTTTATACAGCCAATCATATATGGGAgtctgaagttggttccgagttccgagttccgtttaagtaaagCGGAACTCGGAACctttaagataaacggaactcggaaccagttccgagttccgtttaag harbors:
- the LOC117329573 gene encoding carbonyl reductase [NADPH] 1-like encodes the protein MSGSKRVAVVTGSNKGIGYAIVRGLCKQFQGDVYLTARNQELGLKAVEDLKKEGCLVKFHQLDITKPDTINKLKNFLQDNYGGLDILVNNAGIAYKQSSTAPFSEQAEVSVQTNFNGTLDVCEALFPLLRPNARVVNVSSMVSQFALKKCKVDLQKTLVDIPRITMDDLKTLMKQFVDSTKKGTHGDVGWPESGYGASKIGVTVMSMIQQRELLKDTRQDIVVNACCPGYVDTDMSSHKGTKTIDEGADTPLYLAMLPPNTTSPKGNYVSDRKIGKWEVTQA